One stretch of Limnohabitans sp. DNA includes these proteins:
- a CDS encoding DUF2946 family protein codes for MFIPPSNLCRLARLVLAWYVLFVGVSVLASTLQPKTMEVVCSSMGIMKLVVLGEEGETQVRSSMDCPLCAHTTPALPPPTLADLAHVPDARSHIVQRLPAAILLARTAPPLPSRGPPAFN; via the coding sequence ATGTTCATCCCTCCTTCAAATTTGTGTCGTCTCGCCCGCCTGGTGCTGGCCTGGTACGTGCTGTTTGTGGGCGTGTCGGTTTTGGCTTCAACGCTGCAGCCCAAAACCATGGAAGTGGTGTGCTCCAGCATGGGCATCATGAAACTGGTGGTGCTGGGCGAGGAGGGTGAAACCCAAGTACGCAGCAGCATGGACTGCCCACTGTGCGCCCACACCACGCCCGCCCTTCCGCCGCCCACGTTGGCCGATCTGGCCCATGTGCCCGATGCCCGTTCGCACATCGTCCAGCGTCTACCGGCTGCCATCTTGCTGGCGCGCACGGCACCGCCATTGCCCTCTCGAGGGCCGCCTGCTTTCAATTGA
- the cysT gene encoding sulfate ABC transporter permease subunit CysT gives MTALPIAAPAKRWVPARVLPGFNLTLGFTLFYLCLIVLIPLSALVFKTFTLSWDQFWVAVTSPRVMASYRLTFGASLIAALVNVFFGLLVAWVLVRYDFFGKKIVDALVDLPFALPTAVAGISLTALLAGNGWVGQFLEPWGIQLAFNPNGVVIALIFIGLPFVVRTVQPVLEDTEKELEEAATCLGATRWQTFSRVIFPSIAPALLTGFAMAFARAIGEYGSVIFIAGNMPMVSEITPLIIIGKLEQYDYAGATAVALVMLVISFMLLLVINALQTWQRRRSGASS, from the coding sequence ATGACCGCATTGCCCATCGCGGCGCCTGCCAAACGGTGGGTGCCCGCCAGGGTGTTGCCCGGGTTCAACCTGACCCTCGGCTTCACCCTGTTTTACCTGTGCTTGATCGTGCTGATTCCGCTCTCAGCCCTGGTCTTCAAAACCTTCACCCTGAGCTGGGACCAGTTCTGGGTGGCCGTGACGAGCCCGCGCGTGATGGCGTCTTACCGGCTGACCTTTGGCGCGTCGCTGATCGCCGCATTGGTCAATGTGTTTTTTGGCCTGCTGGTGGCCTGGGTGCTGGTGCGTTATGACTTCTTTGGCAAAAAGATCGTCGATGCCTTGGTCGATTTGCCCTTTGCGCTGCCCACCGCAGTGGCGGGCATTTCGCTGACGGCTTTGCTGGCGGGCAATGGCTGGGTTGGCCAGTTCCTGGAGCCTTGGGGCATTCAGCTGGCCTTCAACCCCAACGGGGTGGTGATTGCACTCATCTTCATTGGCTTGCCCTTTGTGGTGCGCACGGTGCAGCCGGTGCTGGAAGACACCGAAAAAGAACTCGAAGAAGCGGCCACTTGCCTGGGCGCCACGCGCTGGCAAACCTTCAGCCGAGTCATTTTCCCGAGCATTGCGCCTGCGTTACTGACCGGCTTTGCCATGGCTTTTGCGCGGGCCATTGGTGAGTACGGCTCGGTCATTTTCATCGCCGGCAACATGCCCATGGTGTCCGAGATCACGCCGCTGATCATCATCGGCAAGCTGGAGCAATACGACTACGCGGGTGCCACAGCGGTGGCCTTGGTGATGTTGGTCATCTCGTTCATGTTGCTCTTGGTCATCAACGCTTTGCAAACCTGGCAACGCCGCCGTTCGGGAGCTTCGTCATGA
- a CDS encoding sulfate ABC transporter substrate-binding protein has translation MKKLTHIALATTLALTGFAASAQNLLNASYDVAREFYKDYNAAFVAHYKKTTGKDIKIDQAHGGSSAQARAVNDGLDADVVTMNTTTDVEFLASTGIVAKDWSKRFAHNAAPTTSTMLFLTRNGNPKNIKDWDDLIKPGIQVIVVNPKTGGNGRMAYMAAWGYAKKKGASDAQAAEFVGNLYKNVPVLAKGGRDATTIFLQRNIGDVLVTFESEVVSVDREFGAGKVDAIHPSISIVAENPVAVVERTVAKKGTGAVAKAYLDYLYSEEAQEIAAKHALRPRSQAVLRKHAQTFKPLQLFTVDEVFGSFAEAQRVHFNDGGQFDKIYTVK, from the coding sequence ATGAAAAAACTCACCCACATCGCATTGGCCACCACCCTGGCCTTGACCGGCTTTGCCGCCAGCGCTCAAAACTTGCTCAACGCCTCGTACGACGTGGCGCGCGAGTTCTACAAGGACTACAACGCCGCTTTTGTGGCGCACTACAAAAAGACGACCGGCAAGGACATCAAGATCGACCAGGCCCATGGCGGCTCCAGCGCGCAGGCGCGTGCGGTCAACGACGGTCTGGACGCCGATGTGGTGACCATGAACACGACCACCGATGTGGAATTTTTGGCCAGCACCGGCATCGTGGCCAAAGACTGGAGCAAGCGCTTTGCCCACAACGCAGCGCCCACCACCTCGACCATGTTGTTCCTCACGCGCAACGGCAACCCCAAGAACATCAAGGACTGGGACGACCTGATCAAGCCCGGCATCCAGGTGATCGTGGTCAACCCCAAAACCGGTGGCAACGGCCGCATGGCCTATATGGCGGCTTGGGGCTACGCCAAGAAAAAGGGCGCAAGTGATGCGCAGGCTGCCGAGTTCGTGGGCAATCTCTACAAAAACGTGCCGGTGTTGGCCAAGGGCGGGCGCGATGCGACCACCATCTTCTTGCAGCGCAACATCGGCGATGTGCTGGTGACCTTCGAGTCCGAAGTGGTCTCGGTGGACCGCGAATTTGGTGCGGGCAAGGTGGATGCGATTCACCCGTCCATCAGCATCGTGGCAGAAAACCCGGTGGCGGTGGTGGAGCGCACGGTGGCCAAAAAAGGCACGGGCGCCGTGGCCAAGGCCTACCTGGATTACCTGTACTCTGAAGAGGCCCAAGAGATCGCGGCCAAGCACGCGCTGCGTCCACGTTCGCAGGCTGTGCTCAGAAAGCACGCCCAAACCTTCAAGCCTTTGCAGCTTTTCACGGTAGACGAAGTGTTTGGCTCCTTTGCCGAAGCGCAGCGGGTGCACTTCAACGACGGCGGCCAGTTCGACAAGATTTACACCGTCAAATAA
- the cysW gene encoding sulfate ABC transporter permease subunit CysW has translation MSPSLTANKVQAGTTEARWIRRSLIGLALLFMFLFLVLPLAAVFTEALRKGLDAYLEALKEPDAWSAIRLTLIVAAVAVPLNLVFGVAAAWAIAKYEFKGKSLLTTLVDLPFSVSPVVAGLVYVLVFGAHGWFGPWLQANDIKIVFAVPGIILATVFVTFPFIARELIPLMQAQGSEEEQAAIVLGATGWQTFWRVTLPNIKWGLLYGVILCNARAMGEFGAVSVVSGHIRGQTNTMPLHVEILYNEYQSVAAFAVASLLALLALVTLAIKSFIEWRHAQEMQASANTPPEQPSH, from the coding sequence ATGAGCCCATCCCTCACCGCCAACAAAGTCCAGGCAGGCACCACCGAGGCCCGCTGGATTCGCCGCAGCCTGATTGGCCTGGCGCTGTTGTTCATGTTTTTGTTTTTGGTCTTGCCCTTGGCGGCGGTGTTCACCGAAGCCCTGCGCAAAGGTCTGGATGCTTATCTGGAGGCGCTCAAGGAGCCCGATGCCTGGTCTGCGATTCGCCTGACGCTGATCGTGGCGGCCGTGGCGGTGCCGCTCAATTTGGTGTTTGGCGTGGCGGCGGCCTGGGCCATTGCCAAGTACGAGTTCAAGGGCAAGTCGCTGTTGACCACGTTGGTGGACTTGCCGTTTTCGGTGTCGCCCGTGGTGGCAGGCTTGGTCTATGTGCTGGTGTTTGGGGCCCATGGCTGGTTTGGCCCTTGGTTGCAAGCCAACGACATCAAGATCGTGTTCGCGGTGCCGGGCATCATCTTGGCCACCGTGTTTGTCACCTTTCCCTTCATTGCACGCGAGTTGATTCCGCTCATGCAAGCTCAAGGCAGCGAAGAAGAGCAGGCGGCCATCGTGTTGGGTGCCACGGGTTGGCAAACCTTTTGGCGGGTCACTTTGCCCAACATCAAATGGGGCCTGTTGTACGGCGTCATCTTGTGCAACGCACGCGCCATGGGCGAGTTCGGTGCGGTGTCGGTGGTGTCGGGCCACATCCGGGGGCAGACCAACACCATGCCTTTGCATGTGGAGATCCTCTACAACGAATACCAGTCGGTGGCTGCTTTTGCCGTGGCATCGCTGCTGGCTTTGCTGGCCCTGGTCACCCTGGCCATCAAGTCCTTTATTGAATGGCGTCACGCCCAAGAAATGCAAGCCTCGGCCAACACCCCGCCTGAGCAGCCATCCCACTGA
- a CDS encoding sulfate ABC transporter substrate-binding protein, translating to MGLLASLALALAVGSAQAQAPVSLLNVSYDPTRELYVEFNQAFAKHWKAKTGQDVSIRQSHGGSGKQARSVIDGNDADVVTLALAGDVDALHTNGKLIPKDWQKRLPHNSSPYTSTIVLVVRAGNPKGVKDWDDLVRPDIKVITPNPKTSGGARWNYLAAWEFAKRQYGSDARAQAFVANLYKNVPVLDTGARGSSVTFAQRNQGDVFISWENEAHLLEKEFGNRVDIVYPSLSILAEPPVALVDKNVDRKGTRAVAQAYLEYLYSDEAQELAGKHFYRPRHEKFLAKYAAKLSKMQLFTLEKAFGSWEQVGKEHFADGGIFDLIYARP from the coding sequence ATGGGCCTGCTGGCCAGCTTGGCGCTCGCATTGGCCGTTGGGTCCGCGCAGGCGCAAGCCCCGGTGTCTTTGCTCAACGTGTCGTATGACCCAACCCGTGAGCTGTACGTCGAATTCAACCAGGCCTTTGCCAAGCACTGGAAAGCCAAGACGGGGCAGGACGTGTCGATCCGGCAGTCACACGGTGGCTCTGGCAAGCAGGCCCGCTCGGTGATCGATGGCAACGATGCCGATGTGGTCACGCTGGCTCTGGCGGGTGATGTGGATGCCCTGCATACCAACGGCAAGCTCATTCCCAAAGACTGGCAAAAGCGTTTGCCGCACAACAGCTCGCCCTACACCTCCACCATCGTGCTGGTGGTGCGCGCGGGCAACCCCAAGGGCGTCAAGGATTGGGATGATTTGGTGCGCCCAGACATCAAGGTCATCACCCCCAACCCCAAAACTTCGGGCGGTGCGCGCTGGAATTATTTGGCCGCCTGGGAGTTCGCCAAACGCCAATACGGCAGCGATGCCAGGGCCCAAGCCTTTGTGGCCAATCTCTACAAAAACGTGCCGGTGCTGGACACCGGGGCACGCGGCTCGTCGGTGACTTTTGCGCAGCGCAACCAAGGCGATGTGTTCATTTCTTGGGAAAACGAGGCGCACCTGCTGGAGAAAGAATTTGGCAACCGGGTGGACATCGTCTACCCCTCGCTGTCGATCCTGGCCGAGCCGCCTGTGGCTTTGGTCGACAAAAACGTCGACCGCAAAGGCACACGCGCCGTGGCACAGGCTTATCTGGAATACCTCTACAGCGATGAGGCGCAAGAGTTGGCGGGCAAGCATTTTTACCGCCCCCGCCATGAAAAATTCTTGGCCAAGTACGCCGCCAAGCTGTCCAAAATGCAGCTGTTCACCTTGGAAAAAGCCTTTGGCAGCTGGGAGCAAGTGGGCAAAGAACACTTTGCCGATGGCGGCATCTTCGACCTGATTTACGCCCGCCCATGA
- a CDS encoding TonB-dependent receptor, with the protein MKNTLSLSPLSLAVLGLFAGLNGHAVAQTGNALDTIVVSGSRSETKLSETPVSIGSVSRAEWDADKPKTMGEIINRIPGVFWNDLGNEQHSMGIRQPISTQSVYQYLEDGIPIRPMGVFNHNALNAINTNGASGVEVVKGAASSLYGSNAVGGAVNFLTQRSSRTPTGYMGIRHDSTDGFTRIDSGASNTWGDLGLRFSHYSSQRDSLNWQQHSGGTKDSFSLRGDYNLSATSWMRASLVHTNLDSDTPGSLFENDFRTNPGKSINTFTWRKDKTTRANVAWEGETSRGGLTTVTFFARNNDHAQLPNYTINSRLPSSSNSPCNETASDGGTSCRGTINNNHVRSLGVDIKHTQKLDTLRARLVTGVYIDRSQNDFVSDNLAIVRDALTGRYISYSLNSVNNPNGVRNYGVGIANDAAFAQLEFSPSDKVRVVAGGRYDSIRYDFKNNLTPGANFGASNEVRNFAKFSPKLGATYALNASSSLYSNLSLGFTPPEVSQLYGTQNIPNLKPATYDNMELGLRSIWTSGIRLDSAIYQLDGKDTIVSFNRVNENAGRTRSRGVELALNQNIGPFDWRIGVNLAQHEYLNYRTSSTEDFSGKSMPGAPQQTVNARIGWKATAKARVALQMVHVGSYWMDDANTTRYAGHNVFNLTATHSLSDGWEVWGQVLNLTDKAYAHTASRSRGANTYAPGAPRSIMVGLSKSFGSR; encoded by the coding sequence ATGAAAAACACCCTTTCTCTTTCTCCTTTGTCTTTGGCCGTGCTCGGCCTTTTCGCCGGGCTGAACGGCCATGCCGTGGCCCAAACCGGCAATGCGTTGGACACCATCGTGGTGTCTGGTTCACGCTCTGAGACCAAACTGTCCGAAACGCCCGTGTCCATCGGCTCGGTCAGTCGTGCCGAATGGGATGCAGACAAGCCCAAAACCATGGGCGAGATCATCAACCGCATTCCCGGCGTGTTTTGGAACGATCTGGGCAACGAACAACACAGCATGGGCATCCGCCAACCCATCAGCACTCAGTCGGTTTACCAATACCTGGAAGACGGCATCCCGATTCGGCCTATGGGCGTGTTCAACCACAACGCGCTCAACGCCATCAACACCAACGGCGCCAGTGGTGTCGAAGTGGTCAAAGGCGCCGCATCTTCGCTGTATGGCAGCAATGCGGTCGGTGGCGCGGTCAACTTTTTGACCCAGCGCTCTTCCCGCACCCCAACGGGCTACATGGGCATTCGCCACGACAGCACCGATGGTTTCACGCGCATCGATTCGGGAGCCAGCAACACCTGGGGCGATCTGGGCTTGCGCTTCTCGCATTACAGCTCGCAACGCGACAGCCTCAATTGGCAGCAGCACAGTGGCGGAACCAAAGACTCTTTCTCCTTGCGCGGCGATTACAACCTGAGCGCCACTTCATGGATGCGGGCTTCCTTGGTACACACGAACCTGGACTCCGACACACCGGGCAGTTTGTTTGAAAATGACTTTCGCACGAACCCCGGCAAGAGCATCAACACCTTCACGTGGCGCAAAGACAAAACCACGCGCGCCAATGTGGCCTGGGAAGGTGAAACCAGCCGTGGTGGTCTGACGACGGTCACTTTCTTTGCACGCAACAACGACCATGCCCAGCTGCCCAATTACACGATCAACTCCAGATTGCCCAGCTCGTCAAACAGTCCTTGCAATGAGACGGCATCTGACGGCGGAACAAGTTGCAGAGGAACCATCAACAACAACCATGTTCGATCCTTAGGGGTTGACATCAAACACACCCAAAAACTAGATACTCTGCGAGCGCGACTGGTGACGGGTGTCTACATAGACCGCAGCCAGAATGATTTTGTCTCCGACAACTTGGCCATCGTGCGCGATGCACTGACAGGGCGCTACATCAGTTACAGCCTGAACAGCGTCAACAACCCCAATGGCGTTCGCAACTATGGTGTGGGCATTGCCAACGATGCGGCGTTTGCACAGCTGGAGTTCAGCCCCAGTGACAAAGTTCGGGTGGTTGCAGGTGGGCGCTATGACAGCATCCGCTACGACTTCAAGAACAACTTGACGCCCGGCGCCAACTTTGGTGCATCCAACGAAGTTCGAAACTTCGCCAAGTTCAGCCCCAAGCTGGGCGCCACCTATGCACTCAACGCCAGCAGCAGCCTGTACAGCAACCTGAGCCTGGGCTTCACCCCGCCCGAGGTCAGTCAACTCTATGGGACCCAGAACATCCCCAATTTGAAGCCAGCAACCTATGACAACATGGAACTGGGCTTGCGGTCGATATGGACGTCTGGCATTCGATTGGATTCGGCCATTTATCAGCTCGACGGGAAAGACACCATCGTGTCATTCAATCGCGTCAATGAAAATGCTGGGCGTACACGCAGCCGTGGTGTTGAGTTGGCGCTCAACCAAAACATCGGCCCATTCGATTGGCGCATTGGCGTCAACTTGGCGCAGCACGAGTACTTGAACTACCGAACCAGCAGCACCGAAGACTTTTCCGGAAAAAGCATGCCTGGGGCACCTCAACAGACCGTCAATGCCCGTATCGGCTGGAAAGCCACTGCCAAAGCGCGTGTGGCCCTCCAAATGGTGCACGTTGGCAGCTACTGGATGGACGATGCCAACACCACCCGATACGCGGGACACAACGTGTTCAATCTGACAGCCACCCATTCATTGAGCGATGGCTGGGAAGTCTGGGGGCAAGTGCTCAACCTCACGGATAAGGCCTATGCCCACACAGCCAGTCGCAGTCGAGGCGCCAACACTTATGCACCAGGTGCGCCTAGAAGCATCATGGTGGGCTTGAGCAAGTCGTTCGGAAGCCGATGA